The genomic window CGGGAATGGTCGGGCAGCACATGATCGAGAACCACATGGCCGTCGCTTCGACCGCCTCGGCGGAGAGCAAGAAGAACTAAATAGGCCTGCATCCCCGCGTGCTCGCTCGGCGAGCCCTGTTGGAGGGCCCGCAGGAAGCGCGGGTACCTGATGGTGAGGCCCCGGCGGTGTATGCCGCTGGGGCCTCTGCACATCTGGCGGACTGTCGAGGGGGTCGTTGTGCCGTTCATACTTCCACGTATCCCACGAGTCGTCGATCTCTGGCGAATTGCTTGGAACCGATGATCTCTCGACTGATAGTCTTTATCGATCCCTGAGCCCTCTGGCGGGACATTCCGTAGAACTGCGTGAGTGGAGAGAATGGCGGAAGAGCCCGCGTCGGAGAAAAAGGGCAAGGCGATCATCCTGGTCGTGGACCGCGATCCACACATCCGAGATCTCGAGTCGCACTTCCTGCATCAGGCCGGTTACTCCGTTGGATTCGCCGAGGATGGTAACGGCGCCCTGCAGCAGGCCCTGAAGACGCCCCCGGACATCATCATCACCGAGATTCTCGTCCCAGCACTCGACGGGCTGTCGCTCTGTCGCCGGATCAAGGCGGACACCCGAACGCGCGAGACCTCCGTCCTGATCTTCAGCATCCTGGCAGCGGAGGGCAGGGCGCGAGAGGCGGGTGCCGATGCCTTCCTCTTGAAGCCTCTCGCCGAAAACACGCTGATCAACACGGTGAGAGAGCTCCTCGACGCGCGAATCGCACGAATCAGGAGAACTCAACATGCCTCATGACGTGGCCGCTCCGGTAAGGCGTCTCACGACCGGCAACCGCGAGCTCGATGAGATCCTCGATGGCGGCATTCCGGAGAACTCGATCAACATCATCATGGGCACGCCGGGATCGGGCAAGACGGCCCTCGCCGAGGAGTTCATCTTCGCCAACGCGGTCGACGAGCGGCGACCGATCCTCTACCTCACGACGCTCTCCGAGCCGCTCGACAAGGTGATCCGGTACCTTCAACAATTTCACTTCTACGACGCGGCCAAGCTGGGCAGCATCGTCCAGTACGACAGTTTCGGTGACACTCTGGCGGCGAACGGCGTTGGGGCCCTGGTACCGAGGCTCAAGGACGCGATCAAGACACTGTCGCCGAGTGTCATCGTGATCGACTCCTTCAAGGCGATCCACGACCTGGCATCGTCACCCCAGGAGATACGGCTGATGCTGCACGAGCTCGCGGGGCTCTTCGCGGCGTACAGCACAACCGTCCTTCTCGTCGGAGAGTACCGGCACGAAGACATCGACAAGTTCCCCGAGTTCGCCGTGGCGGACGGAATCATCGAACTGGCGAGGAACTCCCTCGGGACGCGCGACGAGCGGTACGTCCGCGTGCTCAAGCTCCGCGGCAGCTCGTACCGCGAGGGGTCTCACGCCTTCGAGATCACGGCGGCAGGCTTACAGGTGTATCCGCGACTCGTCAGTCCGGTCGAAGCGGCGTCCTACAAGCGGGATGTCGGCCGGACTCCGTCGGGTGTGCCGGGGCTCGACTCGATGCTCGGGGGTGGCTTCTGGGGCGGGAGCGCCACACTCGTCGCAGGACCCACCGGCTCCGGCAAGACGACGATGGGAATTCAGTTCGTCCTGGACGGTCTCCGCCGGGGCGAACGGTGTCTGCTGGTCAACTTCCAGGAGAATCCCACGCAGCTCGCGCACCAGCTGGAGGAGATCGGTGGCAAGCTCGACGATGACACGCGCGGACGATTGGAGCTGCTCTACTATTCGGCGGTCGAGCTCCCCATCGATCGTATCGTCGTCAGCATCTTCCAGGCGCTTCGCCGGAACCGGATCCGTCGCCTGGTCATCGACGCGCTCGGAGATTTGGCCATCGCCGCGAGCGATCCCACCCGCATGCATGGTTACGTGTATGCCCTCGTGCAGCATTTCGCGGTGATGGGTGTGAGCAGCATACTCACGCTCGAGACGGATCCACCCCTCATGGCCAGGGACGAGAATCAAGGCCGGCTCAGCCACATGACGGACGCGATCGTCTTTCTCGACATCCGGGCGAGCGAAGGGGTCGTCGCGAGGAAGATCCGTATCGCGAAGGCGAGGGGCACCGCCCACGATCTTCAGGCGCGCCCGGTAACCATCGATGGCAGGGGACTTCGCGTCGCCGAGACACGCGAGTGAAGCTCTCCATTCCGGGCGAACAGCACCGGGCACAGCAGATCCGGAAGCTCACCGAAGTCAGCCGAGCCCTCACCTATGCGGCAACGCTCGAGGAGGTGTTCGAGCTGACGGTCGCCCGCGCCGCCGACCTCCTCGCGGCGGAGAAGGCGCTTCTCTTGGTGGCGGACGATGACGGCCTGCTGTCCATGCGCGCGTCGCACGGAGTCGGGGACCTGTCGGAGCGCTTTCACGAGCCGCTGAGCGAGAAGTTGGTCCCGCGCCTCACGGGGCTACTCGGCGCGCGGCCTGAGTGCTTTCTCGGGGTGCCGCTGGTCGTGGCAGGCGCCATCAAGGGACTCCTCGTCGTGATCCGGTCGACATCTTCGGTCGGTTCGGAGGAGGACGAATGGATCCTGTCGGCGCTGGCGGATCAGGCCGCCGCCGCGCTGGAGCGATCGCGCCTCGACGAGATCGGGGAGTTCCGGGAGCAGCTCATCGGGATCATCAGCCACGACCTTCGGAGCCCGCTGAACACGATCCACATGGGGGCGACCATTCTGCTTCAACGCCCGGGCCTCGGCGAGATGGAGACCGAGGTGGCGAGGAAGATCGCGAGGAGCTCGGTGTCGGCGGTACGGTTGATCGACCAACTGCTCGATCTCACCAGGAGCCGCCTGGGCGCGGGCATCTCGATCGACCCCAAGCGCTTCGATCTGACGGATGTTTGTCGCCAGGTGATCGGCGAGACGGAGCTCACGCACCCGGACAGGCCGCTGCGGGTGGACGTACAGGGGGACTTGACCGGTGTCTGGGACCGTGACCGGATCTACCAGTTGCTCGCCAATCTCGTCGGCAATGCCGTCCAGCATGGCGAGCCGCGATCGGCGATCGACCTCCGGATCGACGGTGGAGAGACCGAAGTCCTGATCGAGGTCACGAATCGAGGTGCGCCCATTCCGCCTGCGGTGCTGCCGTTCATCTTCGAGGCGTTCCGCCGGGTGCGCACGGCGCACCGCTCCCAGTCTCAAGGGCTCGGCCTGGGGCTCTTCATCGCGCAGGAGATCGCCCGCTTGCACGGCGGGTCGATCGCCGTCACCTCGGAGAGCGAGGGGACGACGTTTCGCGTTCTCCTGCCCCGCGACGCCACGGCTCCGGCGCCTGTGGATCCCTGACGGAGGGACCGAAGGGCGGGCGCTCCGGCCGTCCTTCGTTACGGCGCGCGAGTCCGATCCGACAGGTCCATCTTCTCGAGGAACGCCGCCCAGCGCGGACTTCCGTGAAGGGCGCGGAGATGCGGTGTGGTCCTCACGACGGTGAGCCCTCCATCGCGCTGCACGAACGCCCGGTCGAGCCACTCGGACGCAGCGTCCAGCTCGTTCCGGGCTCCATGCGCCTCGGCGATCTGATACGCCATCGAGTCCGCGTATCCCTCGATCAATCGGTCGAGCGCCGCCCTCGACTCGGCTTCCTGGCCTCGCGCGTGATGGACGATGGCGAGCGCATGGAGCCGGTACGCCTCCTCCGGCTCTCGCATTGCCTCGACGAGCGCCTCCTCTCCGCGGTTCTGGCGACATAGGGTCACGGCGAGACTGGAGCGCGCGATGCCTCCGCGTGGAGCGAGCTCCACTGACTTCCGGAAGACGGCCTCTGCTTCTTGGTCACGATCCGCGTGCAGTAGGGCGATACCGAGGCCGTTGTGCGTCCCCGCACTCAATGGATCCTGCTCCAGGGCTCGCCCGAAGAGTTCGATCGCCTCGTCCAGGCGTCCTCGGAAGTGCGCCAGGGAGGCGGCGCCGCGGAGGACGGCGAAGTTCCCCGGCGCAGCCTCCATCGCCCGTCGGAACGAGGCTTCCGCCCCGCGCCAGTCCCAGTCGAACGTTGCCTGGATCCAGCCCCGACGCGCATGCCCCTCCGCCAGATTCGGCTCGAGCTCGAGTGCTCGGTCCACCGCTTCCCGCGCACGGCCCGAGCCCTCGACAACCGGTGCCCAGCCAAAGCTGGCTTCGTTGAAGTAGGCACGAGCCCGTTCGGCCCAGGCCAGCGCGAAGTCCGGGTTCCTGGCCAGTGCCGCGTTCAGATGCTCGATACCCCTCGCCGTGTCCTCGCGGGTATAGCGGTCGATCAGGTGCCTCCCGAGGAGATAGAGCCGGTAGGCCTCTGGATCGGTCGCGCGTCCCCTGGCGGCCAGGGCCACCTCAGCCCTCGCCTGGCCGCGCGCATCCGAACCCGGTTCCTCGCCCAGGAGCGCGGTCCGCAGCTCCTTCACCACCGACTGTGCGATGTCGTCCTGCACCGCGAAGATGTCCTCGAGGGTCCGGTCGTACGTCTCCGTCCAGAGGTGATATCCGTCCGAGACCTTCACCAGCTGTACCGAGATTCGAACCCGGGCTCCCGCCTTGCGGACGGTTCCCTCGAGGATGGTGGCGACGTTCAGCGCGCTCCCGATCTCCGCGATCGTCCTGTCCTTGCCCTTGAAATAGAACGAGGACGTGCGCGCGGCGACTCGCAGGCCCCGGATCTTCGCCAGCACGTTGAGCAGCTCATCGGCGAGGCCTTCCGAGAAATACTCGTCCTCGGCGCTCGCGCTTCGGTTCACGAAGGGGAGCACGGCAATGGAGGCGACCCGGTAAGGACCCTTCTCCGATGTCGCTCGCTCCAGGTCGCGCTTCAGTCGGTGTAGCTCGTTCGATACGTCGAAGGCGGACTGGGACCGCTCCCGGGGATTCTTCTCCAGGCAGCGGCTCACGAGGCGCTCCAGCTCGAGAGGAGAGTCCCCACGAGCCCGGGTCAGCGGTTCCGGCGTATCACGGAGGATCGCGGAGATCACGTCCGCCGAAGTGGCACCTGAGAAGGGCCGGCGGCCTGTCGTCAGCTCGTACAGGATGATGCCCAGAGCAAAGAGATCCGTTCGAGCATCCGCCGATTCGCCGCGAATCTGCTCCGGGGCCATGTACGGAGCCGTGCCGAGCACCTGACCGACACCGGAGATGGGAGTGTCCAACGTTGGGGCCGTGACGCCGTGATCGGGTTTCCCGGCATCCGTCATCTTCGCGAGACCAAAGTCCAGCACCTTCACACGTCCGTCCCGGGTCACCATCACGTTCGCCGGCTTGAGATCCCGGTGGATCACGCCACGTCCATGGGCAGCGACCAGGGCGTCTGCGAGCGGAATCGAGAGCTCCAGGACGCGCGGGAGGGGAAGCCCCCCTGAAGGAATCAGGTCGGCGAGGCTCTGGCCTTCGACGAGCTCCATCGTGAGGAACCGGATGCCGTCCTCCTCCTCGACCGAATGAAGCGTGACGATATTGGGATGGTTGAGTCCGGCGACGGTGCGCGCCTCACGCTCGAACCGGGCGAGGCGGTCCGGGGAGGTCGCCACCTCCGGCGGCAGCACCTTGACCGCCACCTCGCGGCCAAGACGCAGATCCTTGGCCCGGTAGACCTCTCCCATTCCTCCGGTTCCCAGGAGCGAGAGGATCTCGTAGGTGCCGAGGCGGGTCCGGGGGGAAAGCAGCATAGACGCGTAGCTTAGCCCCCCAGGTTTCTATGTGTCAGCCGCCTATTTCATTGCAACGGTGGTGGTCATCAGGGTCTTTCCCGTGGGCACCGTGGTCATTTGCGACGGCTCCGCGGTCACGTAGAGCTCGAACGCGCGAAGAGGCGTCAGGGCCGAGATGCTGCCCTTCAGGTCGTCGTCCACTCGGAGAGCGCCGAGGCTCTGCGGCTGCGCGCCTGACTCGTTTCCGCGAACCCAGACGATGTAGACCGTCGTGCCCGGGGCGACGCGCTCCGGCGATGCCATGTGCTCGACCGCCAGGTCGATCTTGGTGTTGGCGTTGTCGGTCGTGACGATCGTGGCCGTCCCTTGTGCGGCCGGGATGTCCGGACTCGTCGTGAGCCTGAAATCTCTCGGACCCGCGCACGAGAATGCAGCGATACCGGTCGCGATCAACATCGCGATCGTGAAACGATGGGTCTTCACGTCAAACTCCTTTCAATTGCGTAGCGGCATGTTGTAGCTGGGGCCCTGACTTCCTTGAAAACCATCTGCGAGCACCATAACCTGCGTCCAGGTCACCGGAAGGAGAAGGGCCTAGGTCTGCTCCTAGATCGCATGCAAGAACCGCAGCGATTCGACACTCGAGGGCGATTTAGGTTGACTGGGTGACCGCGGCCGGGGTACGGTACGTTTCGTAGCAGGCAGCAAAAGTCCACTCGCATCCTGCCGCAGCCTTTCACAACGTGCCCCAGGCCCCCAGGCTTCTCGGTGGCCGAACCTCGTGTCCGCGGACAGACCGCGCGCGAGTCCAAACGGTGGAGCGCCCGCGATTCGGAGACCACCAGGTCTCCAGTCGTCCTCAGTCGAATCGGCTCCCGCCGCATCCCCTCCCATACTGGTTCATGCCTCCGGGGTGTCACCCCGCCAGAGACCGTTCCCTCGGTCTCCGAGGACAGGCTCCGCCTGTCTCGAGAGATCGCGCGTGCGTTGGCCATGGGCCGGGAAGGATCAGAAACATGACGTACAAGTTCAGCGAATTCCCGGGAATCGAACACGATCACGTCACGAAGCTCCGCGGGGTCGGCATCGAGACCACCGACGACATGATGCGGATCTGGGCGGATGAGCTCGGGCGTCGGTCGCTCGTGGAGAAGACGGGTCTCAGTCTCGAACAGTTCGCGAAGCTCGCGTCGATGGCCCGCCTGGCACGGGTGAACAACGTCGGGACGAAGTACGTCGCGGCGATGCTGGCCGCCGGCATCGACGGGCCGAAGAGCCTGTTCGAGTACACGCCGGAATCCCTGGTGAAGCGCCTGGGCGAGGTGAAGGCCGAGAAGAAGCTGACCGTCGACGTGCCCCAGCTGAGCGACGTCGCTGACTGGTTCACGCACGAGAAGCCGATGGTCGCGAGAGCCTAACGAATTCGGGGAGGCGCCGCCGAACACGACATCCCGCCCCAGCAAGCGCCTCTCCCCGTGGGATCGGTCACGATCGCGAGATCGTGGCCGGTCCTCAACGACGAGGCGGACGAGGAACTACGGAATCCAACGAGAGGGGTCGTTCATGAGAAACGCGAGATCGAGAAGTGGAATTCAACGCGCGCTTGCGGTCGCCGCGCTGTGGGCCATCGCCATCTGGGCGACCGGATGTGGACAGCAGAAGGCCGTCGCGGAAGTCGACACGGTTGCGGTTCTGGCCGCGGGCACCGATATCGTTGCCGCCCTCCAGAGCACGGTCGACACCGGGAAGAATCACGCCGGCGACAAGGTGACGCTTCGCACCCTGGAAGATATCCGGGTCGATGGAGTCACCGTGGTGCCGGCCGGCGCGACGATCCATGGCGAGATCACGCACGTCGATCCGGCCGGGCGGGTGGCGGGAGGAGCCGAGCTGACGCTTCGCTTCACCGAGCTCGTCCTGCCGGGCGGAACGAGCTACGCGATCTCCGCCGTGCCCATGCGACTCGAGGGCAAGGGTGATGCCAAGGAGAGCGCGATCGAGATCGGCGGAGGCGCCGTCGCGGGTGGAGTCATCGGAGGAATCCTGGGCGGCAAGGACGACATCGCGAAGGGCGCCGCGGTCGGGGCGGTCGTCGGTACGGGCGTGGCCGTCGCCACGAAGGGCGACCAGATCGTCCTTCCGGCCGGGCAGAAGATGAGAGTCTCGCTCCGCGATCCGGTCTCCGTCGAGACCAAATCCGGAGGGAGTTCGTAGAGTTCCGAACATCGACGCGTCACATCAGGCCCCACCGAGGGGTCGAGGAGCCACCGTGCGCATCCTGTATGTCTTTCCTCACCCGGACGACGAGTCCTTTGGGCCCGCGCGCGCCATGGCGGCGCAACGACGCGAGGGTCACGACGTGCACCTCTTGACCCTCACGCGCGGCGAAGCGACCAAGGTTCGGCACAAGTTCGGATGGACGATCGAAGAGATGGGAGCCGCACGGCATCGGGAGATGCTCGATGTGAAGCGGACGCTCGAGCTGGCGGACATGAGGGTGCTGGACCTCCCGGATGGCAAGTTGAAGGAGCTGGATCCGTGGGTCATTGAAGGCGCCATTCGGGAGGAAGTGCTCCTCGTCAAGCCGCACGTGCTCGTGACGTTCCCGGTGCATGGGATCAGCGGCTTTCATGACCACATCGTGGGATACGCCGCGGTCACGCGGGTCTATCTGGAGCTTCGCGGGTCGGAGCATCCCTGGCTGCAGCGGCTGGCGTTCTTCACGTTGGTCCAGGCGCCCGCCGCGTTCCCGTGGCACGTGAACGCGACCAAGCCCGAGGAGATCGACTGCGCGTTCGACGTGACGGATGCCGACATGGAGCGATTTCACAAGGCGCTCGACTGCTACGTGACGTACGCGGACATCATCGCGGAGACCAAGATCCACGACGTGTTCGGCAAGGATGTCCAGTTCGAGATCTATCGCGAGGACCACAAGCCGCCGTTGCGGAATCTGTTCGAAGGGCTGAGGGATGTGTAGCGATTGGGGTCCGTCCCGACATTACCCGCCGTCCCTCCGCTGCTTCCGAGACGCTGAGCGACCTCCCATGGAACCTGCCTTCACGGCGATGGCCTCGCCGATGACCGCGCGCACGTGATGATCTCCGCCGTCGTCGCGTAGCGGGATCCTCGACGGATCGACCTCGATCCCGTCCAGCCACGCCTCCGAGATCCCGCGGCATCGGTTCTGTGGGTTCTCGACAGTGATCTCGTAGCGAGACGCCCCGAACCGGAGCACGACCGTGAACCCGGGCCACGAGAACGGAATGCAGGGGTTCAGCGCAAGGCTCGCCCCCCGTCGTTCGATTCCGAGGATCGACTCGAGGCCGGTTCGATACATCCACGCGGCCGAGCCCGTGTACCACGTCCAGCCGCCGCGCCCGGCGTGCGCCGGGTGGGCGTACACATCGGCGGCGACGACGTAGGGCTCCACCTTGTACGCGTTGACCCCGGCTCCGGTGCGCGCGTGATTGATCGGATTGAGAAGGTGGAACAGCTCGACCGCCTCGTCGCCGCTTCCGAGCCTCGCGACCGCCATCACGGCCCAGAGCGCGGCGTGGGTGTACTGGCCGCCGTTCTCGCGGATCCCCGGGATGTAGCCCCGGATGTAGCCCGGATCCAGCGACGACGCGTCGAACGGCGGGCTCAGGAGCAGGACGACGCGGCTGTCCCTCCGGATCAGGTGGCTCCGCACGGAATCCATGGCCCGCTCGGAACGCGCGGGTGGGGCCGTGCCGGAGAGCACCGCCCAGGACTGCGCGATCGAGTCGATTCGGCACTCGTCGTTCTGCGCCGAGCCGAGCGGGGTGCCGTCGTCGAAGTAGGCGCGCCGGTACCAGTCTCCGTCCCACGCCTGTTCGATCACGACCTTCAGGCGGGCGAGCTCGGACCGGTAGCGCGCCGCGCGAGACTCGTCGCCGCGCCGCTCCGCCAGGTCGGCGAATTCCCGGAGGATCCTCGACTGGAACCATGCGAGCCAGACGCTCTCGCCATGGCCCTGCCGGCCGACGCGGCTCATTCCGTCGTTCCAGTCGCCGCTTCCGATCAGGGGTAGGCCGTGCGGCCCCGAGGTCAGGCTCCGGTCGATCGCCCGGACGCAGTGCTCGTAGACCGTCCCCCTCTCGTGCGACGTGTGCGGGTGGCCATAGGCTTCGTGCTCGTCGGGGCCGAGCGGAGGAGCTTCG from Candidatus Eisenbacteria bacterium includes these protein-coding regions:
- a CDS encoding ATPase domain-containing protein, coding for MPHDVAAPVRRLTTGNRELDEILDGGIPENSINIIMGTPGSGKTALAEEFIFANAVDERRPILYLTTLSEPLDKVIRYLQQFHFYDAAKLGSIVQYDSFGDTLAANGVGALVPRLKDAIKTLSPSVIVIDSFKAIHDLASSPQEIRLMLHELAGLFAAYSTTVLLVGEYRHEDIDKFPEFAVADGIIELARNSLGTRDERYVRVLKLRGSSYREGSHAFEITAAGLQVYPRLVSPVEAASYKRDVGRTPSGVPGLDSMLGGGFWGGSATLVAGPTGSGKTTMGIQFVLDGLRRGERCLLVNFQENPTQLAHQLEEIGGKLDDDTRGRLELLYYSAVELPIDRIVVSIFQALRRNRIRRLVIDALGDLAIAASDPTRMHGYVYALVQHFAVMGVSSILTLETDPPLMARDENQGRLSHMTDAIVFLDIRASEGVVARKIRIAKARGTAHDLQARPVTIDGRGLRVAETRE
- a CDS encoding response regulator, coding for MAEEPASEKKGKAIILVVDRDPHIRDLESHFLHQAGYSVGFAEDGNGALQQALKTPPDIIITEILVPALDGLSLCRRIKADTRTRETSVLIFSILAAEGRAREAGADAFLLKPLAENTLINTVRELLDARIARIRRTQHAS
- a CDS encoding PIG-L family deacetylase, with translation MRILYVFPHPDDESFGPARAMAAQRREGHDVHLLTLTRGEATKVRHKFGWTIEEMGAARHREMLDVKRTLELADMRVLDLPDGKLKELDPWVIEGAIREEVLLVKPHVLVTFPVHGISGFHDHIVGYAAVTRVYLELRGSEHPWLQRLAFFTLVQAPAAFPWHVNATKPEEIDCAFDVTDADMERFHKALDCYVTYADIIAETKIHDVFGKDVQFEIYREDHKPPLRNLFEGLRDV
- a CDS encoding HAMP domain-containing sensor histidine kinase, translating into MKLSIPGEQHRAQQIRKLTEVSRALTYAATLEEVFELTVARAADLLAAEKALLLVADDDGLLSMRASHGVGDLSERFHEPLSEKLVPRLTGLLGARPECFLGVPLVVAGAIKGLLVVIRSTSSVGSEEDEWILSALADQAAAALERSRLDEIGEFREQLIGIISHDLRSPLNTIHMGATILLQRPGLGEMETEVARKIARSSVSAVRLIDQLLDLTRSRLGAGISIDPKRFDLTDVCRQVIGETELTHPDRPLRVDVQGDLTGVWDRDRIYQLLANLVGNAVQHGEPRSAIDLRIDGGETEVLIEVTNRGAPIPPAVLPFIFEAFRRVRTAHRSQSQGLGLGLFIAQEIARLHGGSIAVTSESEGTTFRVLLPRDATAPAPVDP
- a CDS encoding DUF4332 domain-containing protein — encoded protein: MTYKFSEFPGIEHDHVTKLRGVGIETTDDMMRIWADELGRRSLVEKTGLSLEQFAKLASMARLARVNNVGTKYVAAMLAAGIDGPKSLFEYTPESLVKRLGEVKAEKKLTVDVPQLSDVADWFTHEKPMVARA
- a CDS encoding protein kinase, whose protein sequence is MLLSPRTRLGTYEILSLLGTGGMGEVYRAKDLRLGREVAVKVLPPEVATSPDRLARFEREARTVAGLNHPNIVTLHSVEEEDGIRFLTMELVEGQSLADLIPSGGLPLPRVLELSIPLADALVAAHGRGVIHRDLKPANVMVTRDGRVKVLDFGLAKMTDAGKPDHGVTAPTLDTPISGVGQVLGTAPYMAPEQIRGESADARTDLFALGIILYELTTGRRPFSGATSADVISAILRDTPEPLTRARGDSPLELERLVSRCLEKNPRERSQSAFDVSNELHRLKRDLERATSEKGPYRVASIAVLPFVNRSASAEDEYFSEGLADELLNVLAKIRGLRVAARTSSFYFKGKDRTIAEIGSALNVATILEGTVRKAGARVRISVQLVKVSDGYHLWTETYDRTLEDIFAVQDDIAQSVVKELRTALLGEEPGSDARGQARAEVALAARGRATDPEAYRLYLLGRHLIDRYTREDTARGIEHLNAALARNPDFALAWAERARAYFNEASFGWAPVVEGSGRAREAVDRALELEPNLAEGHARRGWIQATFDWDWRGAEASFRRAMEAAPGNFAVLRGAASLAHFRGRLDEAIELFGRALEQDPLSAGTHNGLGIALLHADRDQEAEAVFRKSVELAPRGGIARSSLAVTLCRQNRGEEALVEAMREPEEAYRLHALAIVHHARGQEAESRAALDRLIEGYADSMAYQIAEAHGARNELDAASEWLDRAFVQRDGGLTVVRTTPHLRALHGSPRWAAFLEKMDLSDRTRAP